In Leishmania major strain Friedlin complete genome, chromosome 19, the following proteins share a genomic window:
- a CDS encoding putative methionine aminopeptidase: protein MPCEGCGVGEAGLQCPTCKKLSLPPSFFCTQDCFRAHWGTHKLKHTETKNLPATIPTMTEVDERLFNFTGPLRPGKITPRRAVPKEIARPDYAERNDGVSELEEKDRGSLRVVAHSLKNLHEDYNNAELRRSSDILKIKRVNALSREVLDIACAAVKPGVTTDEIDRIVHEATIERGMYPSPLNYYNFPKSVCTSVNEIICHGIPDNRPLEEGDIVNIDVSCYLDGFHGDLNETVFVGRPDEESVKIVHTAYACMMAGIGVVKPDELYRYIGDAIEARAKKSGCSVVRSYTGHGIGKFFHTAPNVCHYKDNKSPGLIKPGHVFTIEPMINLGTWQDVTWPDNWTSATKDGKRTAQFEHTMVCTPEAVELLTDWKDGIPFYQKQLREWGIPIPAEDPSEIKI, encoded by the coding sequence ATGCCCTGCGAAggctgcggcgtcggcgaggcCGGCCTGCAGTGCCCCACTTGCAAGAAACTGAGCTTGCCGCCGAGCTTCTTCTGCACGCAGGACTGCTTCCGGGCGCACTGGGGAACGCACAAGCTGAAGCACACTGAGACGAAGAACCTGCCCGCCACGATCCCCACCATGACGGAGGTAGACGAGCGGCTCTTCAACTTCACGGGGCCACTCCGTCCTGGAAAAATCACGCCACGCCGTGCTGTGCCAAAGGAGATAGCGCGGCCCGACTACGCGGAGCGAAACGACGGCGTTtccgagctggaggagaaagaCCGAGGCAGCCTCCGCGTCGTTGCACACAGCCTCAAGAACTTGCACGAAGACTACAACAACGCCGAGCTGCGCCGGAGCTCCGACATCCTCAAGATCAAGCGTGTGAACGCGCTCTCGCGTGAAGTGCTGGACAtcgcctgcgcggcggtgaagcCGGGCGTCACAACCGACGAAATCGACCGCATCGTCCACGAGGCGACGATCGAGCGTGGCATGTACCCATCGCCGCTGAATTACTACAACTTCCCCAAGTCCGTCTGCACCAGCGTGAATGAGATCATCTGCCACGGCATTCCAGACAACCGCCCActcgaggagggcgacaTCGTGAACATCGACGTCTCTTGCTACCTCGACGGCTTCCACGGCGACTTAAACGAAACGGTGTTTGTCGGCAGGCCAGACGAGGAAAGTGTGAAGATTGTGCACACGGCGTATGCCTGCATGATGGCGGGCATCGGCGTTGTGAAGCCGGATGAACTCTACCGCTACATCGGTGACGCCATCGAGGCACGGGCGAAGAAGTCGGGCTGCTCTGTCGTGCGCAGCTACACCGGACATGGTATCGGCAAGTTCTTCCACACGGCACCGAACGTCTGCCACTACAAGGACAACAAAAGTCCCGGCCTCATCAAGCCCGGGCACGTCTTCACGATTGAGCCGATGATCAACCTTGGCACGTGGCAGGATGTCACATGGCCTGATAACTGGACGAGTGCCACGAAGGATGGCAAGCGCACCGCGCAGTTTGAGCACACGATGGTGTGCACACCAGAAGCGGTAGAGCTTCTGACGGACTGGAAGGACGGCATACCCTTTTATCAGAAGCAGCTGAGGGAATGGGGCATTCCGATTCCCGCCGAAGACCCCAGCGAAATCAAAATCTGA